The genomic window TCATGAACCTGAACCTGAGCCAGAATCTGAGGCAAAGACTGAAGAACTGAAACCTCAAGTGGAAGAGAAGCACTTAGAAGAGCTAGAGGAGAAGTCGGCCACTCCTCCTCCTGCTGAGCCTGCTTCCCTGCCTCAAGAACCTCCGAAGGTGAGTGAGTTCAAAGGAACTTTTCAGATCTGGGACCTCGCATTTTCATACTTGGTGCCATTAATTAATAAAGCATGGTTTTGGTTGTTATTTGAAAGAATAAGCTATACTTATCTGTATATGAAAGAAGCTTGAGTTTTTGTTGTTCTGGGGAGATTTCGTGGTTTCTCTCTACCCCCAAATATTCCTAAGAGTGAAATTTATAACCTAAGATTCCTCTTGTCTGTATGCAGTGTTGAATGACTTAGATGAAATTATTCAAGTCCCTGTGTGAGGTTTTCAGTTGCTCATCTTCTGATGCTCCAGGAGTCATGCAGTGTCCCAACTGAAGTTGATCTGTGAGAGACACCTGTTTGTGATATAAATGGGATCAGTTTTCTTACTCTGCTAATTCTCTTGAACAGATGTGTGGCACCCATAGCATCCCATGTGAACTCTGTCAAGTAGCCAGCCGGTTAGCATTCGGGCAGCGGGAAGAGTAGTGCAGGAGTCCTTGCGCACTTGGAATGTCTGCTGAGTCTCCAACAGTACTCTGCTCTTCCTCCGCCTCTCCTCCCTAACACCATCACTCACACAGCCTGTCTCCCCGCAAGGGGAGAGGAGTCGTTCTCTGCTGCAGATTTTATAGCATGTTTAGTTGATAGTGGTTTGCCACTTGCTTATGTAGGAATTTGGTGTGGTTTTAGCAGTTGAGACAAAATAGTTGTATCTTGCATAATGAGATTTTGAAAGTTGGCACACAgactggcatgtgtgtgtgtgcctttctaTTAGGAAGTCCTTCAATATAAAGGAAcagattagaaatgaaaacagattaaATATTTGGAAGTTTCCCTATAGGAATGTTGGTGGTTTTCCATGATTAGTAGTCTAGGTTTGTTGCATTTCCTGCAGGCTTTCTCCTGGGCTTCAGTGACCAGTAAAAACCTGCCTCCTAGTGGTACTGTTTCTTCCTCTGGAATTCCACCCCATGTTAAAGCACCAGTCTCACAGGTAACCAATCTGTGAACACATTGGATTGTATCCTTGTTACATTTGCCAATtgcttatttttatacatttttaagtgAGTCAACCAGAAGGATGGATTAAACATTCAGAAATGTATTAATGTCAGTGCACCCACTTAAATGCCAAATCTCTACTCATTTACAGAGGTGGGATTTGGGTGCTGCAGTACAGATTAAGTTGGTTTTACTAATGATAATGTTGTCATTTTAAAGGcttctttaagaaaaatactcCTTGAAAATTTTACAACTTAGCAAGAGTATTTTAGGCAAGAAATTTGGAAAGGCTCAAAATagaatgacattaaaaaaaaaatcacagttctaaagaaatagaaaccttgctatatatatatgtgtgtgtgtatatatataatatatattatattatatattatatatatttacattgccTAAACTCAATCTGTGAGTGTTTGACACAATTCGATTGAAGCCTGTACCAACTTATGACTGTAGTGTTCACCTTAACAGATCATCTCAGTATTCtgctttttgtctgtttgtcATCTTATCCATTTCAGAGCTTTCCAAAACCGTGAAAATATGACACTATTTATGATGCTTGTTAGACAGTGTAGATTAAATTTGAATTAAGTTTATTGGCATATATAAGTATCCAGTTTCCCCTACATTTTGAGTAGAGCTTCATTTTCCTACAAAATTTACACTTGGTtattgtatacattttttttagatGCTCTAACATTAAGACAttgaggttttaaaaataattagtatCAATCTTGTCCTCAATGTTTCTACACATGTACATGGTACCATAATACCTGTgtgttgttgatggtggtggtgtgtttttttttttttttttttttttttttttttttttttctggttaaatACTTAAATGTGGTTGTATTTGATCAGGGTCAAAGTTCAGCCCTAATGATTTGTGCTTTTCAAACCAATCTGGAGAAGGGACGAGTGACTTGGGACTTTGAAATCTTTATTTCTATGAGATTCACATGTGGAACCTTTTGAGTTGTTATTTCAGAGATTTGGTGACACTTTACATTTTTAACTTAGAGTTTTGTGTTTATCtatgtgcattcatgtgcaccTCATGCATGTCAGAAgtcctcagagtccagaagagtaTGTTGGTTCCCCTGGATCTGGAGATCCAGATGGTTGTGGGCTTCCTGCTGTGTTAGGTGCTGAGGATGGAGCCCTCTTGGTCTGCTGGAAGAGCTGCTGGTGCTCTTCACTAACTACTGCGTCATGGCTACAGCTCAGTGCCTACTATTAAGAAGTTCAGTAATATATTCCTTTTATTTGCCTAGTCATTATGGTCAGTGTattattttcacatttcttttgggggggaAGGGGTGAGGGCAGGGTCGGTCTCATTATATAGTATAGCCCTGGCAagtcttgaaatcagagatccatctacctctgtctccctagtactGAGATAGAaagtacacacatatatttctgAGTCCTTAAAACCATCCTGCATGAGAGGTACTAACATTCCATTTTAGAGATAGGAAAGTTGGACATCAGCATAACTCACCCGTGCTTAGACAGCTGAATATAGCCTGGCTTTTGAATTTATGTAGGTGCGCATCACACTACATGGGATTCTAAGTCCACACATTTTTCTTTAGTGTCCTGTGGAGGATATTAGGTCTCTGTATTCATAACAGAATTTAAGGTATTTAGTATTTAAGgtgtgtctttttttaaagatatgtctTAACTTAGTAGATTCTAAACTCTTAGGTATCTTAACATTTTAGTCATTTTGGGAAGTTATTTTATTTCCCACtccattaaaaaatgttttagaattaaACTTTAAGGGACTGGATTGGACGATTGCTCAGCAGTTCTGAGCACATATCAAGGACCTAAATtagggttcccagcacccatatcaggtgaCTTAGaactgtaactccacttccaggggacctgatgcctctggcctctgtaggcatttGCTCTTGTGTGCACATGTCCTCacttaggtacacacacacacacacacacacacacacacactaaaatgtaAGCTTTGGGACTATACTGTACCTTTGTGCCATGTGTAGATTACATTTGTGCTATTTTCACCTGGTTTAGTAACCTTCactttattttgttacttttgaacagcattcttttccttttgttttaaatagattACTTGGTAAAAGAAAGTTAAGTCTACCTTAGGGTATTGGTAGGCATTGAGATAAAGTAGGTAAGTGAAGTCTTTGCTGGAACTGAGCAGCTCTCTTGATAGCTTACACTCAATTGAAGGACTTGTGTATGGTTGTAGTGATACCTTTTTTGATTTGCTTtgactacttttattttatattttgtttggcATTCATTCGTAGAATTTGCTGTAAGATCATACTTTTGGACACATGAAGTTAAGTTGTAAGCCTTTAGGCTATTAGCCACTTCATCCATTAGGAATGCCTAATTTTAATTGGTGGGTGAGAAGAAGGCATAGCTGACTTGGCtgacatttatttcttaataaaaggaaggattctttgctttttgttcttAGGCACTGGCACTCTTGTCTACTTCCAAACTCAAAGTTACCAAATCAGTGTACAAATTATTTACAAGataaattgttttgaaaatttatttttgtaataaattTTGAAATGTGTTAAGGTCAGACAGATCCTCAAGCTCTTTGGTAATATTTAGATTGAGTGTTCTATTTTTTCCCCTGAAAATTCTAAATGTAagatatttgattatttttttcaaagagatTAAAATGAGTATGGgtggttttgcctgcacatacatCCGTGCAACATGTATCTGTAGGGGCTGGAATAGGGcctcagataccctggaactggaattacagagggCTTTTAGGAAccctgtgaatgctgggaactgtctctgcaaaagcagcaagttctcttaccTGCCTACCCATATCTCTTCCTgcctcttttgagacaaggtcttactatgtacctATAGTTAGTTGGCCTAGAACTCTGTGTGGACTATGATGGCCTGTAAGTCACAAGATTGCACCTGCCTCTTTAGTCTCCTGGATGATTGGATCAAACGCTAGACCACCATTCACTGCACACAGTtgccatttttattaatttccaataagacaactaaaattTGAGTAAAGTGCATCTATTTTTCAATTATGATTGATAATACTAACTGCACCAAGTTCTGCTTTTGAGACATTATATGCTTCCTTCAGTGGAAGTAAACATATAGTTATAAATATATGCCTTTTTATAAATATagttatataccacattttagaTAGTTAATATACTATTAAACTGAATAGGCACAGACAGCAGTTACCTCATTGTCAGATTACACAAACCAGTAATTGGGACATTTGTTCAAGCACAGTGCTTGGTTCTTTCAGAAGTCTGCAGTCTCAGCAAGCAGTGGCAGAAAGTAACAGTTTAAGATCCCCTTGGgctgaggctgaagagatggctcagtgcttaagaacactggctgctcttccagaggacccagcactCAGATGGGAGTGCACAactgctgtaactccagttccagtgaagCTGGCATTCTCACACAGAAACATATAagatatatatgcaaataaaataccaatgcacataaaaataaataaaccttttttacaaaaacaaaaacagttctcTCAAGGATTGCCACCTCCCATACATACAAAGCAAGACAGCTAGGTAGGCTTTATAATAAAAACTGACtcttcattctgtagaccaggctggcttgtgAACTTagagaaatccacttgcctctgcctcttaaatgctgagatCAAAGATACGCACCTCCACACCTAGCAAAATTAACATTGTAACTAGGCACATTCCAGGACATGGGAAAAGATTTCATCTTGGGAAAATAAGTTTACatagggagaaaaaaaacaagttgtaagAAAGAAGTAGGTAATCTTTTAAATCacttaatgtttatatatattaggGCTACAGAAGGATTTCATCTTGGGAAAATAAGTCTACATAGGGAGAAAACAGGTTGTAAGAAAGAAGTAGGTAAATCTTTTAAAcaacttaatatatatatatcttagtgTTACAGTGGCTGCATCATTTTTTATGTTTAGATTTAACCTTGCAAATTATAATATTCCAGTCATATAATTAATTGAAAGTTGGAGTATTGCTTAGAAAGGTCCTTAAAGATTAAAGTACTAGCTTTTAGTTTGGGATGCCCATAGTCTTTTTGAATGCTTGCAATGTCTTTTGATGGTTCATTCAGTTTTGTCTTTTCCTTGGGCCACAGATGCTTGAGCAAGGTTTTAGAAAGCCCTTGGAGGATGAGAATACTGGAAATGCTGTTGTATGAGGGAAATGACTGAAGGtgtggacggatggacggatggatagaCAAGGCATTGTTTACAAAAATCCTTGAGTGTATCTGAGTCAGCAGTTGACAGACCTGTCCTGTCATTCCTACTCAGTTAAGGAAGATGGTTGTTCAATCCTAATCTAAAGGGCTTCTTGGACTACTTGAGATTTTATATGGAAACTCTTGTCGCTTAATTTTTGGTGGTCTTACTGTTTCtctcaagctggcttcaaacttaagatcctcctgcctcagccttctgagtgcacTTGCCACCATGCAAAAGGGTTATTGTTTGAACTATTAAACTATTGGTTTCAAGATGATGGGATGGGTTAGGAGATGTTACCGAGCACTGTTGATTTCTGAGAGCAGCAAGCTAGGCATATTGAGGAATAGTGTGTCTTACTCTTGTCTTTTTAAGATAAGAAAGCTTTTTAACtttgtattttgtatgtatatggaGTTGCTCATCTTGCATATTGTGATTTTTGTAGCAATAACTTACCTGTTTCATtgtgaatataatttaaattttaaagagtGTTATTGTGTAAAAGCAGCTTAGTGCGAATTATACAATATTCAGTAAGAAAATTAAGATCTACCCTACAGTCCTAGCTTGGTACAGAATatcctttaaaaagtattttcacaCATATaggaaattatataaaaaatcaTAAACTTAATATTATCTTTGCTAGTGACTTGCTAATAGTTACTTTGATTGGTTTTTCTCCGGTAGAAATTACttctttataatataaaaattttaataatttttccatTATATTTTAGCCAAGGGTTGACGTTAAACCAGAAGTTCAGTCTCAACCACCACGTGTACGCGAACAGAGACCTCGGGAGCGACCTGGTTTCCCTCCTCGAGGACCAAGGCCAGGTAAGCTCAGTTAATTTATGGCCTTTATCAGACAGTTGGAAAAGACTAAACTTTAAAGACCTATATTGGGTTTCATACACAGGTCCAAGTGAAGATCAGATTACTTAGGTAGGAACATACTGCTGAGATAGCCTGGGCTAACAAACAacttttgaagacagggtttgcTGACCTCTATGGAGACATgtgattgattaaaaaaaaaagcgctGCTTTATCATTTGCTGAATGTTGCTGCTTTTAAGACTTCTAAGCTGAGCTGTTAGTGTCCAGCTCACTGTACACTCTTGTTTCTTCAGGAAAACCTCTTCACACTGACACTTCTTGAGTTGTACTAACTTTTCATAACTGTATTGTTAGCTAAGGGGTATCGAGGAGTAATATTTGAATTCGGTAGATTTAAGAGAGCTTTTCAGGGTTAGAGAGGTGGtgtagcagttaagaacactggttgctgtcccgaggacttgggttcagattcccagcacccacgtggtggtcAGAGTGGTCAGTTCCGGGGATGCACTACCCCCTTCTGTAGTGCCAGCAGCTGGtatgcaaaacacccatacatgtataaataaggcagataaattttttaaaaagaaagaatgcttTTGATGCATTGATAGTGGGATATACCTCATCTTTAACTAAAGTTGAGATAGTACCTCAACTTTAGACATGTGATCCTATAAGTAAAGTAATGAATTCTGAAGTTCCAGGTGGAAGCGTGTCTAAGCTTTGGTATTGACTGTCACAATCTAGGATGACATCCTTAAGTTTGAGCTGCTCATTCTTAAGCCATTTAGGTGGTAATGATGTTTTCTTGTGTGAGGCCTGTCTTCTGTTAACTGTTGCTGTGTTATGACAGGATtaagaaatattatttatatgtgaCAGTACTTTAGGAGGTAAGAGGCCTGAAAAAGGAAATGTCGTACAAATTAACATTGATTTGGTTGTGCCATTCAAAGATGAAATGTGTTCTATTTCAAAACACTAAGGAGAAACTTCGGAGGAATATTCCTTACTGACTGAAAGTCCACTTTGTTCCTGGGCTATTGAGAAATAACTGTCCTTTGAGTATTAGTCATTCATAGACTTATCCATAGTCTACAAGTTTTGCAATCTAGTCAGAATCTGTCTCTGCTCTCTATCCACCTACTAATAATACACATCATCTTCAAGATGCACATCTGCTTTATTAAGCCAAAGCAGGAATTTTAgtattggtttttttctttgtttttgtctacTTGAGACAAAGTCCCattgtgtagctgtggctggcctggaactcagagatcctccctACTGTTGGGATTTAGGGCCTGCTTGCTCTACTATGCCTGGCACTaatcctgatttttctttctagttcATTTCTTTGTACTGTTTTTGTATGTTGTTGTAGGCTTTagtgtttcctttcttcctgtctttcagGCAGAGGCGATATGGAACAGAATGACTCTGACAACCGGAGAATAATTCGTTATCCAGACAGTCATCAGCTTTTTGTTGGTAACTTGCCTCATGATATTGATGAAAATGAACTGAAAGAATTCTTTATGAGTAAGTGGTTTAGTTTGCACTTATGTTCTACTTTTCATTTAAAGTTTAATGGTTACCCTACATTAGATGAACATAGCTGCTCACCAGGGCTCAGTCCTCTTCTTGGGGTCCTGACCTGCCCTCCCATGAGCAAGAGAATCTGGACTGGTTGGGGGTGTCCTGTCCAAGTGGACCACAGGACTCCACGGTTTTCAGTTACAACAGTTCTACCATCTGACAACAGGAAGGTTTccttttaagaaaatgttcttgaATTTAAATAAAGCCATAGAGGAAGAAACAGTCTTTTTGTCATAATAAAACCCTGGATTTTAAATTACTTACATTTATAAGTTATATTATATCTTACCTGCTTTCATTGACACTTTAATTGGTCAGAAGGGAAGAAATGATAATGCTGTCCCAATTCTCAGTGACTGTTGAGTGTTGCTTGGTGTCAGGTTCAGGAGATGAGGAAGGAGAAACAGCTGGAAGAAACAGTCTTAGATTTAAAACTGAGGACTCCACTGGTAAAGCGGCATGGCGAAAACATTTGTCTTCCAGAACTTGACAGgcagtttttcttttcctctcgtGGAGACAAGCCTTGCTAAGGTCGTTGGTGTGAAGTGGTGAACCACCTAAGCAAATGTCCCGCAGCAGCCATACTGGATAGCAGCTCTGCCATGTTTATTTTCAGGTGGATCAGAAACATGACAGATGTTCCATCTGAACAATTAAAGTCATTAGGAtgtttgttaaaatatttaaCCCTTGGTTGTAATGTTTATTTTCACAGGTTTTGGAAACGTGGTGGAACTTCGCATCAATACCAAGGGTGTTGGGGGAAAACTTCCAAATTTTGGCTTTGTGGTTTTTGATGACTCTGAACCAGTTCAGAGAATCTTAATTGCAAAAGTAAGTGATTTAAAGGGCATaaaattcccctccccccttttttgtaTATAGGATGAATTGAAACATTTAAAACCATAGAAAATCCTTTTTATAGCATAGTTAATTGTGAAATGGTGTTTGTGCAGAGTAAGACACTGCTGCTGTCTGCTCTGTGGGTCATCTTGCACTTGCTCAACTGCAAAGGGCTGAAGTTTACATTAAGACTTTGTTAAAGTTTCTTATTAAGATTTCCTTATGTATGCACATTAATGTCTATTTTTGTTTAATCCACTtgccttttttctgttttaaagccaATTATGTTTCGAGGAGAAGTGCGTTTAAAtgtggaagagaaaaaaacaagagcTGCCAGAGAGCGGGAGACCAGAGGTGGTGGCGATGACCGCAGGGACATCCGGCGCAACGATCGGGGTCCTGGTGGTCCCCGCGGAATTGTGGGCGGTGGAATGATGCGTGATCGCGATGGAAGAGGGCCACCTCCAAGAGGTGGCATGACACAGAAACTTGGTTCTGGAAGAGGAACCGGGCAGATGGAAGGCCGCTTCACAGGACAGCGGCGCTGAAGTCCCACTGCTGGCAGCGTGTTGGCAGTGGTACCTAACTCATCGTGTTTGCATTCTTGTTAAGTTTTTTTGGCTTTGGAATGTGACACAGCCTTTTTGATCATTTCTTTGATGTGAAAAGCATCTTTTGGTTATCAGTTAAATTGAGGTGGACATTATTTCCCCAATTTCACAACAGGATTCTTATTGTTAATTTATAAAGCTAGACTTGGAGAATTAAGGACTGAGAAATGACCATATCGTAAACTGTCTACAACAAAATGAACTTTATGAAAAGGACATGCCCACTGAGTTCAGGTCATTTGAGTTTAAAAAAATCCTCTGCTGCACATTTTGTTTAAGTGTTAACTGTTTCTGCTATTAATGTTGGAAACACAAGTAGTGCAATTTGTGCAATTGGAGAATCTTGCCTTTTTTCTTGGctcccccccaaaacaaacagaagcttGTTACGTACTCATCAGAACACACTCTCGGGTACCCTGAAGTCGGTAACATTGAAAGCTGCACAGGAGGCAACAGGGAAGGAAAGCTTGATCTTTTTTTCCGGTAGAGAGTAGTCTGTGAAGTGATGAGGGCATTCTGTCTGCAGCTGTGACCTGCGGTGCACACAGACCTTAACAAGACTGCACATATTCCAGAAGGAAGTCATTTAGTTAGGAATGAACTAACAAAAATGAGAACTTGTAAAGCTACGGTCGTAACTGCTTAGACCAGGTTTGGTGGCTCCGTTCTGTCAGTTTCTACCTGCCCTCTTGAGTACAGGGACGGACGGCTGCTCAAcactcctcccctttcctttctttaagcTGTGTACAGTGAAAACTGTTTCCTGTATTCTGTTCTCTGGTAATGTAATAAGCATGATGGTGCCTTCTATAACATCATTCCAGTCTTGCTGGTGATTCTGTACAGTGTGGTTTATGAATTGCTGTGCTGCAGAGCCACACGGCTGCAAAACGTTGAAGAAAATCATTGATGTATAAAAATTGCAGTATCTTTAAAATCAGTAAAATGGATGCTTATTATTTATCTTGTTCTTCAGTTAACAtcttctgtgttctgtgtggGAGGGAGTCGTGTGTTTGAAGGGAGAAGACAGTTGAGTCTCTAATTGACTTTTAGCTCCAGTGTGAACTATAAAGACATAATAATCACTTAGTTCTTGGAAAAGTCAAACAACTTGGTGGACATTTTGTCACACTTTAGAAGCAGTCAGATTCCCAAAAAGGCACGTGACCCGGAGTGCGGATACTGCAATTTTCAGAGGGAAGAATGGCAGCTCTTAGTGGCGGGGGACGGGAACTGTCACTCATTTTGCACAATTCTTGAACTGATGTCAGCACCCAAATGGCTCCTGAATTTAAAAGTCTGGGAggacatctttttatttttacatgaatcTTTAAACAATTCTGTGAGCAAAGTTTCTAGCTGCTGGATTATTGTCTGTCTTTCTAGCAGGTTCCAGTGAACCACAAGAATGGCAAAGGTTATCTGGTTTTATGGTTGGAACAATCAGTATATATCAGATTTCTGGTGTTTCGAGCAAGAAGCGGAGTAAACAAGTGTGACCACTTAAAGCTGCTTGGTAACATGGAAGACTTCTCCATTCTACCTTAGTGAAAACACACACTTGACACGGGAGCAAATTGGTTCTGAACGTTGTGACTGTTTGCTAGTTATTAAACTATTGGTTTTTTGTCAACTGGGCAATATGGGTAAAATTTACTTTTTTCCCTAAGAATGAGGTCTTCCATGTTTGAGGAAATGTCTTGCACTATTGCATATATTTTGTGGACACAGATTTTTGTAGTTTCCATTTTGGAAGgctaaagttttttgtttgtttgaaacagtttTACACTTTCTAAtgtacagtacttgaagttcgtACTAGAGAATTACTTTGTAGTTTTGAAACTTTTATCCAAACTACTTTGAAATAAGTGGCTTTCTTGTCAGTGGTTTGCCCCTGGgggtaattttcttttgttgttattcctCCCCctattgtgtacatgtgtatatgtgtgcaaataTTTACACACAGCAACATCTGCACAAGCATATATATTTCCAATCTAAGATATTGCCCTGTAACCCATATACACTGTTCTGGCAACAAAAGACAGATGTTAAGTGTAACAGACAATTGGAGCGAAGAGCCATTCCGCTTCAGCCTTTACATACCACAACGAAACATGAAAACATCACATGGAGAAGTTTACATGGTGACTGTTCACCTGCAGTACtgtggacttttaacattttgtcCCCTTTTCAGTGAAATACTAAAAAAGTACTCATCTACCATTACTGTTACTcgctgattttattttgttttgatggtAATATTCTATCCTTATGACACTATTGCAACCAAATTGGCTTTCCCATCTTGGCTTtagtaggtatagaagaaagtggaTTACCATCTTTATTCTGTAATGTGTTAAGCATTATATGCTGGTAGAATCTAGTTTAATTGTTTCAGGTGGAAagtattcttttgagtttccattTTGAATGTGTTTGGACTAAAACAATAAAACTACTGATGTCTGCAGCATTTATCTATGTCCCTAATTTAATCTGAAGTTATATTTTCTCAAATTatttcccacccccatccccagttGCATTTCATGTGGCCCGAATGATTAACAGCTCGAACcaactgctttttgttttggtatataaaaaagcaaaacaggttATTTACACTTGAACATTGCCAGTGCTGGGGCAGTCTAGTACTGGTCTTGATACCTAGTATAAAATTAAAGAATGTTAGTTACAGtgagagctggagaagtgatcagtgggtaagagctcttccagaggtgctgagtgcAATTCCCAACAGCTACCTGGTGGCTGGCAAACATCTAGACTGGGGTCTTACGTCTCCTCCTGgcatgtacatgcagacagagcactcataaaataaaaagttagaaTGGGCTGAGGACAATGAAAAGGCTAAAAGTATACTTTGCAGCAATATCTGGCGGACTTAATCAGCCTGGTCTCAGGAGTTGGCAGCATGCAGGGTTGTAGGACTCACTGCTTGGTTTAAGATTCCAGtaagttttcatggaaaataattacTTAAAAAGATTAAGGAGCTAGAGTGGCACAACACTAACCAACCCtacctagcacttgagaggtggagtCAGATGCATCAgtagttcaaagtcagcctcacTTATGTATTTAGGTGAAGTTTGGCTGAAGACCCACCAGTGCACAAAATTCCTGACTTGGAAAACAATGTTTCAAAAATATTGGTTCCTAGTTGCTTTTGACAAATGGGAAATGGCTAAAATCCCCAAATCTTGTATTTGTTGCATTTAATAACCTTCCAAGTGATCAGTCTGGTATTGGCATTACCTAATATTGGAGAAATATTGACACATTAACTGTGAATTGCCCTTGATTTCTAGAATTTCGATTAAGCTGGTCATTTATTTCCTTGGAGTCCTTTTGTGACTACTCACTATTTCTATTTTGATGTCACACCATTAAGAGGGGTTTTACCTTTCCTCATCTTTCAAACAGGTGCTACTTTGGTTTCATTATGTTAGTAGCTGGTGCAGCCCCATAGGCTGCATCGGTAGCTGCCCACGAATGCTGCCTTCTGTGCTGTTTTCCTCTGACTTAGGCTTTGGTGAGTTTAGTAGGCCCTCCGTGAGGGAACTGTTACATTGTTACTGTTACCAGTGTCAAGCAtctcttaaaataaaattgcataCATTTTTCAAGATTCCCTCTATGTAAGCttgggctgtcct from Apodemus sylvaticus chromosome 11, mApoSyl1.1, whole genome shotgun sequence includes these protein-coding regions:
- the G3bp2 gene encoding ras GTPase-activating protein-binding protein 2 isoform X1; the encoded protein is MPPCCILDLPKHLTLCSKEMVMEKPSPLLVGREFVRQYYTLLNKAPEYLHRFYGRNSSYVHGGVDASGKPQEAVYGQNDIHHKVLSLNFSECHTKIRHVDAHATLSDGVVVQVMGLLSNSGQPERKFMQTFVLAPEGSVPNKFYVHNDMFRYEDEVFGDSEPELDEESEDEVEEEQEDRQPSPEPVQENANNAYYDAHPVTNGIEEPLEESSHEPEPEPESEAKTEELKPQVEEKHLEELEEKSATPPPAEPASLPQEPPKAFSWASVTSKNLPPSGTVSSSGIPPHVKAPVSQPRVDVKPEVQSQPPRVREQRPRERPGFPPRGPRPGRGDMEQNDSDNRRIIRYPDSHQLFVGNLPHDIDENELKEFFMSFGNVVELRINTKGVGGKLPNFGFVVFDDSEPVQRILIAKPIMFRGEVRLNVEEKKTRAARERETRGGGDDRRDIRRNDRGPGGPRGIVGGGMMRDRDGRGPPPRGGMTQKLGSGRGTGQMEGRFTGQRR
- the G3bp2 gene encoding ras GTPase-activating protein-binding protein 2 isoform X2, with the translated sequence MVMEKPSPLLVGREFVRQYYTLLNKAPEYLHRFYGRNSSYVHGGVDASGKPQEAVYGQNDIHHKVLSLNFSECHTKIRHVDAHATLSDGVVVQVMGLLSNSGQPERKFMQTFVLAPEGSVPNKFYVHNDMFRYEDEVFGDSEPELDEESEDEVEEEQEDRQPSPEPVQENANNAYYDAHPVTNGIEEPLEESSHEPEPEPESEAKTEELKPQVEEKHLEELEEKSATPPPAEPASLPQEPPKPRVDVKPEVQSQPPRVREQRPRERPGFPPRGPRPGRGDMEQNDSDNRRIIRYPDSHQLFVGNLPHDIDENELKEFFMSFGNVVELRINTKGVGGKLPNFGFVVFDDSEPVQRILIAKPIMFRGEVRLNVEEKKTRAARERETRGGGDDRRDIRRNDRGPGGPRGIVGGGMMRDRDGRGPPPRGGMTQKLGSGRGTGQMEGRFTGQRR